The segment TAGACGCGCGTCAAATCTCGAATGGCATTTTTTCGCACTTCTGCATTTTCATCTTGCAATGACACTGCTAAAGCGCGGGTCATTGGTTTGAGGGTGCGAGTCCCAATCTCTGACAGAGTTGAGAGAATTAAACTTCGCTGTTTAGAATCGGAATCAATCAGCAAATCGACGAGCGGCTGAACGGCACGAGTGTCGCCTCTTTGTCCCAACTCCCAAATCACTTTGCGGCGCTTAACTGGATCAGGCGATCGCAGATCTTGAATCAGTTCATCGACGATATTGACTTTCGCAAGTCGCGTCGTTTCCTCAAGCTTGGGCTGAGATTCTAGCTCCGTAGGCTTTGGAGAATCGACAACCTGAGTTAGCGGCTCAGCAATCTCAGATTGGAGAGTTGTCTGCGATCGACCATTGCCATTTTGAGAGGTTGGGCGAGAGTTTGCTAGCTCTGACTTGAGAGTTGAACCGTTCAACGTTGGAACACTCAATGGCAAGGATGGGGAGGCTGGTAAGGATGGGGGGGCAGGGTTTAAATCAGGCGTAATCGGCTCTAGGATGTCAGGCGTTGTTTGTCCCATACGCTTTAAGGCGATAACAACTGCAACTCCCACGATCGCGACTGCTCCAGCGCCTCCTAGCACAATTGGAGAAGCCCAAAGCGGTGGGTTTGCTGGCTGACCTGTTTTTGCCAAAACGGGTGAGGCTAAATTTTGAGCTTGACTTGCCTCGACCGAACGCGCCGACACACTGAGACAAGCTGCACAAGTGACAATCAGGAGACTGGGGCGTGGGATCATAAACAAATCCAAAACTGCAAATCGCCATTCGACTCCTAGAATGCCCGAATCGATTTAGCGATCGAGGTTAGAGTCCGAGATGGTTGTAATTTCACTGAGATTCGAGTCGGCTTGCGGTAGCATTTGCCTATTCTCGGCTATGTTACCCTGAACTTCTTCGATCGACTCAGAAATTGATCCACTCAAGACATCGCGTTGATTGATTAAGTAAATACTGATAAGGGTTAGAGCAACGCCAATCCACTGAATCGGACTGAGGACTTCAGCTAAGAAAAGGTTGCCAAACAGCAAAGCGAATACGGGTGTCAAAAATGTCAGAGAGCTTAAACTAGTCAAGCTCCCACTCGCAGCAAAATAGAAAAATAAACCGTACGCAATTGCACTGCCAAAAATTGTGGAATAAGACAACGACACCCAATTGGCTGCACTTAAATTCGTCCACTGATCAGTTTCTAACTGGCTCGACAATCCAAACAGGGGCAATCCGCCTAAAATCATGTGCCAGCCTGTGGCTGAAATCGGATCTGCATATTGGCAAACATAGCGAGAAAGAATCGTTCCAACTGCCATTGATAGAGCAGCAAGTAACATAAGCCATTGCCCGTTATCGAATAAGCCAGCGAGCAAGTCAGCAAATGAGCCGATATCGACAAAAGCTTCTCCTAAACGTGATCCTGCTGAAAGAATGAATTCTTCAGGCAAGCCGAGCAGACTGATGCCGCAAACGCCTATTGCTAAGCCCAGCCAGCCCCACACTCCAATCTTTTCCCCAAAGAGCCATAACGCCATCAGCGCGACCGCTAAAGGCTGAGAATCAATCATCACTGATCCCAGTCCTGCCCCAGTTCTCACCAATCCTTGCGCCAAAAAACCCTGAAACAGTGCGCCATCGACTAGGGCGAAGAAACTAATCCAAAGCCATGCTGCCCACCCTTGTGGTTGCGATCGCTTCATCCAAATTGCTGCCAATAAAACCAGAATTCCCGCAGGGAGTAAACGCACCCCTGCCATAAAAAAAGGCGTGGTATTGGGAATGACTCCTTTCATCGCGACCATTGCAGTTCCCCATAGGAAAAAAGGTGCGATGAGCAGGAAAGGCGATCGAGATTTGAGTGACATGGGCAATTAGGAATGAGGCTACTCTAATCTTAGTAAATTATGTAGATTCGTTAAGTATTCTTTATAGCGATGGCGATCGGATTCGTTAGAATCAAACATACTTGTGATGGTTGAAATTTATGGTTCGGTTCTTTAGAAAACGTGGGTCACGAAAACAGATTGCTCGAATTGAGGTGAAAGGCGCGATCGCAGGTGCAACTCGAAAAAGAGTGCTTGAAAATCTCAAAGTGATTGAGGAAAGAGAATTTCCAGCTCTATTGCTGAGAATTGATAGCCCGGGCGGAACCGTAGGCGATTCTCAGGAAATTTACGAAGCGCTGAAACGATTGCGCGAAAAGGTAAAGATCGTTGCGAGCTACGGCAATATTTCGGCTTCAGGTGGCGTTTACATTGGCATGGGCGCACAGCACATTATGTCGAATCCTGGAACGATTACAGGTAGTATTGGCGTGATTCTGCGTGGGAATAATATTGAGCGTCTGCTCGAAAAAGTTGGCGTTTCCTTCAAAGTGATCAAATCAGGTCCGTACAAAGATATTTTGTCGTTCGATCGAGAACTGACTGAGCCTGAGCAAAAAATCCTACAAGAACTGATTGATATTAGCTATTCTCAATTCGTTCAGACCGTTGCAGAGTCACGAAACCTCCCAGAGGAGACGGTCAGAACGTTTGCAGATGGGCGGATTTTTACCGGACAGCAGGCACTCGCTTTAGGAGTTGTCGATCGCTTGGGAACTGAAGAAGATGCCCGTCGTTGGGCTTGTGAATTGGTTGGGCTTGATCCTGAGAAAACCAAGACATTTAACTTTGAAGAGAAGAAGTCGGTTGTGAGTCGATTCACGTCGAACGATCGCTTAGACGGACTAATTGGAGCCTTGCCGCCGTTGGTTGTCGGAATGGATTGGTTGGAATTTGAACTTGAGACTTGTGGGTTGCCTCTGTGGTTATACCGCCCTTAAGCGTAAAGAATGAAGCAATGATCCGGATTCAATCTATATCCCTTCGTTGATAAGCTAGTGGATTGAGACGAGCAAGATATGGAGGATACCCACGTGCATTGGCGAGTACGAGCAATTCGGGGAGCGACCACCGCTTCAGAAAATACGATCGAGGCAATTCGGGAAGCGGTGACGGAGTTATTAGACGAGTTGGAGGCTTACAACACGTTAGACCCTGATGAGATCGTCAGTGCTACGTTTACGGTGACGAAAGATCTTGATGCGATTTTTCCGGCTGCGATCGCTAGAGAACGCGCGCATTGGGCAAATGTGCCGCTAATCGACGTGCAGCAAATGTATGTGAAGGGGAGTTTAGAGCGGTGTATCCGGTTTTTGATTCATTTCAATACGCCTGATCCGAATGTGAAAATTCACCACCCTTATCTGAGACAAGCAAAAAATCTTCGTCCAGATTGGACGATCGCTCAAATTGCTGGAACGCAAAGTTAGATTGCAAAAAAAACTGGGCATCTCTGGTAGAGATGCCCAACAGACTAGCTTTCAAGGTTGACCAGAATTTAAAAGAAAGATAACGATACGATTACATCAGACCCAGGAAGCGCAATACGCCGCTACCTGTTAAATATTCAGTGATCAAAGCAGCCACAAAGCCGATCATTGCTAATCGACCATTCCATAGTTCAGCTTGCGGAGTGAAGCCAAATTTCCAAGCGTTACGATCCTCTACAGCAGGTGCTGTAATCTTTTGTGTGTCTTGCATGGTAAGTACTCTGAACGCATTAGCTGTAAATATATTAACTAATATTACAAAAAGTGTCAAAGTATTACGAATATGGTTAAGTGCGATACATAAAAGTTGCCTTAGAGAAATTTACAGGCGTAGAGACTTTAGAATTGCTAAAACAAGGATTGCTAGAACAGCGCAGATTCTCTTTTCCATACGGGAGAGAATGCAGCCTGAGGAGAAAGACTCGTAAATCAGTAAATCGCAACTTTCCGCAGGTCGGATAATACCCGGCTTCTGGATCTAGCGATATGATTAAAGACATTGATATTTGTAAAGAAACGTCAATGATTGTTTCTGACTCTGGTTTATCCAAACTCAAGGCATCCGTGACCGAGAAACTCTTCTTTGGGCATGAGCCATCTGCTGAGTTAATCGCGATTCTGCTGGTCTATTTTGTCCAAGGGATTCTCGGATTAGCTCGATTGGCTGTGAGTTTCTTTCTCAAAGACGAGCTACATCTCAATCCGGCTGAAGTCTCAGCACTGCTGGGTATTGTAGCGCTGCCCTGGATGATTAAACCTCTATTTGGGTTTATCTCGGATGGCTTACCGATCTTTGGATATCGTCGTCGTCCTTATCTGATTCTGTCTGGACTCATTGGAACCACAGCTTGGATTCTCCTGGCAACGGTTGTACATTCCGCTTGGGCGGCAACGTTGGCAATTTCATTAGGGTCTTTGTCTACCGCGATCGCAGATGTCATTGTCGATTCCCTGGTTGTCGAACGAGCCAGAGGCGAATCTGTAAGTGGCGCGGGTTCGTTGCAATCCCTAAGCTGGGGAGCTTCTGCATTGGGTGGTTTGATGACTGCCTACTTCAGTGGGGCATTGCTTCAGCAGTTTGATACTCGAACGATTTTCTTAATCACCGCCACATTTCCGCTGATTGCTTCATCTGTGGCTTGGTTGATTGCAGAATCTCCAGTTACCTCGAAGCCTGATTGGTCAGTTGTGGGCGATCAATTGAAGCAATTGAAGCAGGCGATTACGCAGAAATCGATTTGGCTGCCAACTGCGTTTTTATTCTTGTGGCAAGCGACTCCAACGGCTGAATCTTCGTTCTTTTACTTCTCAACGAATGAATTGGGATTTGAGCCGGAGTTTTTAGGGCGAGTTCGACTTGTCACGAGTATTGCCTCGATCGTTGGAATTTGGGTGTTTCAACGATTTCTCAAAGGGGTGCCATTTCGAGTTATTTTTGGCTGGTCTACCGTCATTTCAGCCGTTTTAGGATTGTCGATGATCCTGCTCGTGACGCATACCAATCGAGCATTGGGAATTGACGATCGCTGGTTTAGCTTGGGCGATAGTTTGATTCTGACGGTGATGGGACAGATTGCTTTCATGCCTGTGCTCGTGCTTGCAGCAAGACTCTGCCCGCCGGGAGTGGAAGCGACCTTATTCGCGTTGCTAATGTCGGTTGTTAACTTGTCTGGATTAGTCTCATACGAGTTTGGAGCGTTACTGACTCACTGGTTTGGTGTGACCGAGACAAACTTCGATAATCTATGGATTTTGGTCTTGATTACGAATTTGAGCACGTTGTTACCCTTACCTTTACTCGGTTGGCTGCCTGGGGCAGATGCGACGACTTCTGAGCCGATCAAACTTGCTGAGCCAGTTGGACAAGCTTTGGTTTCGGTCGGTAGCAGTGAAGTCGTTGAAGTCCAGAAAGATAGTGTTTAGGAATTGATTGGATAATGCAAGGATTTCAGCTTTTTGAACATGCAGCGACGGTTCCGACCCGTTCTTACAACACAGAAGAATGGCAACGCGGATATCGATCGCTGAAAGAAGAACATAGTTATTGGATTGAAGAGATTGAAGGCGAAATCCCGACTGAGCTAAACGGAACCTTGTTTAGAAATGGGCCTGGATTGCTTGATATCAATGGAGAACGGATTCAACATCCGTTTGATGGCGATGGCATGATTAGCGCGATCGCATTTCACAACGGTCGTGCTCATTACCGCAATCGATTTGTTAAAACTGAAGGCTACTTAGCAGAACAAAAAACTGGAAAAATTCTCTATCGAGGCGTATTCGGCACTCAAAAAGCGGGTGGCTGGCTTGCGAATGCTTTTGATACTCGTATTAAGAATATTGCCAACACACAAGTGCTTTACTGGGGCGGTAAATTACTTGCCCTTTGGGAAGCCGCAGAGCCGCATCGGCTTGATCCGAAAACATTAGAGACGATCGGGTTAGAGTATTTCGATGGCGAACTCTCGAAAGGCGCACCGTTTGCAGCACATCCTTGGATTGATCCATCGAGTCAATTTGATCAGGGCAACCCTTGCTTAGTCAACTTCTCGATCAAGGCTGGATTATCCTTCACCATTAGCATTTACGAATTGGATCTTGATGGCAAAATTGTTCGGCATCATGAGCATCCAGTTCCGGGATTTGCGTTTATTCATGATTTTGCTATCACGCCGAACTATTGCATCTTCTTCCAAAATCCAGTTGCGTTTAATCCTTTGCCGTTTTTAGCAGGACTGCGATCGGCAGGTGAATGTATCAAATTCCGCCCGGATCAACCCACAAAAGTTCTGATTATTCCCCGCGATCCAGCCCTCAAAGCGAAACCGAAAATTCTTGAAACGCCTTCTGGTTTTGTGTTCCATCATGCGAATGCTTTCGAGCAAGATGGCGAAATTGTGCTTGATTCGATTTGCTATGAGAGCTTGCCTTCTGTTGAACCGGGTTCAGACTATCGCGAAACTGATTTCGATGCGCTTGCACCGGGTCAGTTGTGGCGATTCCGCATGAATTTGGAATCGGGTACGGTCGATCGACAACTGCTCGAACCTCGCTGCTGTGAATTTCCTTTTATTCACCCTGCGCTCGCTGGACGACAGCATCGCTATGTTTATCTCGCTGCGGCTCATGCTGAAAGCGGGAATGCTCCCCATCAAGCGATTCTCAAAGTTGATGTTGAAACTGGAGAACGTCAGACTTGTAGTTTCGCACCCGATGGCTACGTTAGCGAACCTGTCTTTGTGCCGCGTGGAAAAGCTTCAGAATCTGGACTTTACACCGAAGTGCAAGGTGCAGAAGATGATGGATGGCTTATTGCAGTGGTCTTTGATGTGAAACGAGATCGCTCAGATGTGGTGATTGTTGATGCAAAGGATTTGAGTGTTGTTGCAAAGCTCCATTTGAAGCATCATATTCCTTACGGGCTGCACGGCTCGTTTACGCCGCATTACTTTGAATAGATTGCAACGCAAAAGAGCGATCGAATAATTTCGATCGCTCTTTTGCATCAGCGTCGTGAAAGTTCTCTTGCTGCGTAAATCCCGCCCAAGAAACCGAAAAGGTGTCCTTCCCAGGAGATACCGAAGCGACCCGGCAGCACTCCCCAAATCAAACCGCCATAGAGCAAGCCGACAGCGAGAGATAGCGCGATCGATAAACTACTCCGTTCAAAATAAGCTCGTGAGAGTAGAAAGCCGAAATAGCCAAAGACGACACCACTCGCCCCAATATGTAATCCTGCTGAACCAAATAACCAAGTTCCGATTCCGCTTGCTAAAGCGACGATCACACTGACTTTGAAAAATTCAGGAATGCCGCGCAGCATCACAAACCAGCCCATGACAACGAAGGGAATGGTGTTACTAATGAGATGCTGAAAGTTCAGGTGTAGAAATGGGGCTAATAAAATACCTCGCAGCCCAATCGTGCTACGAGGATAGATGCCCAGGTAATTTAATCGACCGCCTAAAGCAATATCGACAAATTCCAGCAGCCACATCGCGGCAACGATCGTGCCAAGGATTGCAATATGAGCTTTGATTTCATCACCGATTCCGTTGGGATCGTTATAGTCGCGTCGCGTCATAGCGGTTTTTTGTGTTGAGATATTTCTGTTCTAGCACAGAGTTCTCAACGAAATTAAGCCGCGATCGCCGATGAGCGTTGAGCCGCGAGTTCCATTAAGCGACGAATTCGTTCTTCGGTTGCAGGGTGAGTGCGGAAGAGAGACTGTAACCCTTGGGTTGATAGCGGATTCACAATTAAGAGCGGTGACATTGCCGGATTTCCATTCATGGGGATTTGATGCCCAACGGTCTCCAATTTCTCTAGCGCACTTGCAAGAGCTAACGGGTTGGCAGTGAGTTCAGCAGAACCTTGATCTGCTGCAAACTCACGAGTTCGAGAAATTGCGAGTTGAATCAATGAAGCGGAAAGGGGGGCAAGAACAATCAGAAATAAGATGCCTAAAGGATTGTTGCCCCGGCGATTATTTCCGTAAACTGGCCCATATAGAGCGCCGAAGGTCAAGATGCGACCGAGAAAAGTGATGGCACCTGCGATCGTACCTGCAACCGCTTGCGTCAGCGTATCGCGATTCTTCACGTGAGTTAATTCGTGAGCGAGAACGGTTTCTAATTCTTCTGGAGACAGCAGATCAACAATTCCTTCTGTCACTGCTACAGAAGCATGTTCTGGATCGCGTCCGGTTGCGAAGGCATTGGGGGATTTAGTGGGAACGAAAAAGATTTTGGGCATGGGAATTTCCGCTCGATCGCTGAGTCGTTTCACCATGTCAAAGAGTTCGGGGGATTGTTCACGTTCGAGTGGCTGAGCAGCATAGGATGCAAGCGCAACTCGATCGGAGTAATACCATGACCCAAAGCTCGTGAAAGCTGCAAAGATTAGTCCTAAAATAAGACCTTGCTCATTTCCGACAAGATAGTAACCTGCTAAAACTAGGATTCCGCTTAAAAGTCCTAATAGTCCTGCTGTTTTAACTTGATTGATACCTAGCATGTTGATCAAATTTTGAAGGGGCAGTCTGATTGTCTAAATTTACGTTGTGATTTGACTCTATCTGATGATTGAATCCTCTTTCTCCGACAGAACGAAATTTCGGATGGGTTGTGCAATATGGGCATATAAGCAATGGGTAGGCGATCTGTTTCCCCCGAAAAGCAAAGCCTCTGATTTTCTGAATCTCTATAGTCGTCGTTTTGCTTGTGTCGAGGGCAATACGACGTTTTATTCCATTCCCGATCGCGCTACAGTCGGTCGCTGGAAATCCGAAACGCCTCTTGGC is part of the Leptolyngbya boryana PCC 6306 genome and harbors:
- the sppA gene encoding signal peptide peptidase SppA, with the translated sequence MVRFFRKRGSRKQIARIEVKGAIAGATRKRVLENLKVIEEREFPALLLRIDSPGGTVGDSQEIYEALKRLREKVKIVASYGNISASGGVYIGMGAQHIMSNPGTITGSIGVILRGNNIERLLEKVGVSFKVIKSGPYKDILSFDRELTEPEQKILQELIDISYSQFVQTVAESRNLPEETVRTFADGRIFTGQQALALGVVDRLGTEEDARRWACELVGLDPEKTKTFNFEEKKSVVSRFTSNDRLDGLIGALPPLVVGMDWLEFELETCGLPLWLYRP
- a CDS encoding chlorophyll a/b-binding protein; protein product: MLVNIFTANAFRVLTMQDTQKITAPAVEDRNAWKFGFTPQAELWNGRLAMIGFVAALITEYLTGSGVLRFLGLM
- a CDS encoding HEAT repeat domain-containing protein, producing the protein MIPRPSLLIVTCAACLSVSARSVEASQAQNLASPVLAKTGQPANPPLWASPIVLGGAGAVAIVGVAVVIALKRMGQTTPDILEPITPDLNPAPPSLPASPSLPLSVPTLNGSTLKSELANSRPTSQNGNGRSQTTLQSEIAEPLTQVVDSPKPTELESQPKLEETTRLAKVNIVDELIQDLRSPDPVKRRKVIWELGQRGDTRAVQPLVDLLIDSDSKQRSLILSTLSEIGTRTLKPMTRALAVSLQDENAEVRKNAIRDLTRVYDMVSQISNLLHKATEDSDKDVQETAKWALGQLNRIRQVPGDNLPVLKNSVSPPESLP
- a CDS encoding carotenoid oxygenase family protein, with product MQGFQLFEHAATVPTRSYNTEEWQRGYRSLKEEHSYWIEEIEGEIPTELNGTLFRNGPGLLDINGERIQHPFDGDGMISAIAFHNGRAHYRNRFVKTEGYLAEQKTGKILYRGVFGTQKAGGWLANAFDTRIKNIANTQVLYWGGKLLALWEAAEPHRLDPKTLETIGLEYFDGELSKGAPFAAHPWIDPSSQFDQGNPCLVNFSIKAGLSFTISIYELDLDGKIVRHHEHPVPGFAFIHDFAITPNYCIFFQNPVAFNPLPFLAGLRSAGECIKFRPDQPTKVLIIPRDPALKAKPKILETPSGFVFHHANAFEQDGEIVLDSICYESLPSVEPGSDYRETDFDALAPGQLWRFRMNLESGTVDRQLLEPRCCEFPFIHPALAGRQHRYVYLAAAHAESGNAPHQAILKVDVETGERQTCSFAPDGYVSEPVFVPRGKASESGLYTEVQGAEDDGWLIAVVFDVKRDRSDVVIVDAKDLSVVAKLHLKHHIPYGLHGSFTPHYFE
- a CDS encoding M48 family metalloprotease, with amino-acid sequence MLGINQVKTAGLLGLLSGILVLAGYYLVGNEQGLILGLIFAAFTSFGSWYYSDRVALASYAAQPLEREQSPELFDMVKRLSDRAEIPMPKIFFVPTKSPNAFATGRDPEHASVAVTEGIVDLLSPEELETVLAHELTHVKNRDTLTQAVAGTIAGAITFLGRILTFGALYGPVYGNNRRGNNPLGILFLIVLAPLSASLIQLAISRTREFAADQGSAELTANPLALASALEKLETVGHQIPMNGNPAMSPLLIVNPLSTQGLQSLFRTHPATEERIRRLMELAAQRSSAIAA
- a CDS encoding rhomboid family intramembrane serine protease, which gives rise to MTRRDYNDPNGIGDEIKAHIAILGTIVAAMWLLEFVDIALGGRLNYLGIYPRSTIGLRGILLAPFLHLNFQHLISNTIPFVVMGWFVMLRGIPEFFKVSVIVALASGIGTWLFGSAGLHIGASGVVFGYFGFLLSRAYFERSSLSIALSLAVGLLYGGLIWGVLPGRFGISWEGHLFGFLGGIYAARELSRR
- the aroH gene encoding chorismate mutase, whose protein sequence is MEDTHVHWRVRAIRGATTASENTIEAIREAVTELLDELEAYNTLDPDEIVSATFTVTKDLDAIFPAAIARERAHWANVPLIDVQQMYVKGSLERCIRFLIHFNTPDPNVKIHHPYLRQAKNLRPDWTIAQIAGTQS
- a CDS encoding DMT family transporter; the encoded protein is MSLKSRSPFLLIAPFFLWGTAMVAMKGVIPNTTPFFMAGVRLLPAGILVLLAAIWMKRSQPQGWAAWLWISFFALVDGALFQGFLAQGLVRTGAGLGSVMIDSQPLAVALMALWLFGEKIGVWGWLGLAIGVCGISLLGLPEEFILSAGSRLGEAFVDIGSFADLLAGLFDNGQWLMLLAALSMAVGTILSRYVCQYADPISATGWHMILGGLPLFGLSSQLETDQWTNLSAANWVSLSYSTIFGSAIAYGLFFYFAASGSLTSLSSLTFLTPVFALLFGNLFLAEVLSPIQWIGVALTLISIYLINQRDVLSGSISESIEEVQGNIAENRQMLPQADSNLSEITTISDSNLDR
- a CDS encoding folate/biopterin family MFS transporter, translated to MIKDIDICKETSMIVSDSGLSKLKASVTEKLFFGHEPSAELIAILLVYFVQGILGLARLAVSFFLKDELHLNPAEVSALLGIVALPWMIKPLFGFISDGLPIFGYRRRPYLILSGLIGTTAWILLATVVHSAWAATLAISLGSLSTAIADVIVDSLVVERARGESVSGAGSLQSLSWGASALGGLMTAYFSGALLQQFDTRTIFLITATFPLIASSVAWLIAESPVTSKPDWSVVGDQLKQLKQAITQKSIWLPTAFLFLWQATPTAESSFFYFSTNELGFEPEFLGRVRLVTSIASIVGIWVFQRFLKGVPFRVIFGWSTVISAVLGLSMILLVTHTNRALGIDDRWFSLGDSLILTVMGQIAFMPVLVLAARLCPPGVEATLFALLMSVVNLSGLVSYEFGALLTHWFGVTETNFDNLWILVLITNLSTLLPLPLLGWLPGADATTSEPIKLAEPVGQALVSVGSSEVVEVQKDSV